A single window of Candidatus Limnocylindria bacterium DNA harbors:
- the pdxT gene encoding pyridoxal 5'-phosphate synthase glutaminase subunit PdxT → MSKLPHSASLVSKGSALAVARVGVLGLQGDFSEHLSTLRGIGAEGVDVRRPEQLDDIEALIIPGGESTTIGKLADKYGIIPKLRERAKDGMPVWGTCAGAIFLAKDVPGHPHPLAELMDITVERNAFGRQIDSFEADLDVKGMSGGPFHAVFIRAPKITRIGSGVEVLARLEDGTVVAARDGNVLATSFHPELTHDERFHRLFLSLGKR, encoded by the coding sequence GTGAGCAAGCTCCCGCACTCCGCCTCGCTAGTCAGTAAGGGCTCCGCCCTCGCCGTGGCTCGCGTCGGCGTCCTCGGCCTCCAGGGCGACTTCAGCGAGCACCTCAGCACCTTGCGAGGCATCGGCGCCGAGGGCGTCGACGTGCGCAGGCCGGAACAGCTCGACGACATCGAGGCCCTCATCATCCCCGGCGGCGAGAGCACGACGATCGGCAAGCTCGCCGATAAGTACGGGATCATCCCGAAACTTCGCGAGCGCGCGAAGGACGGCATGCCTGTCTGGGGCACCTGCGCCGGCGCGATCTTCCTCGCGAAGGATGTGCCGGGTCATCCGCATCCGCTCGCGGAGCTCATGGACATCACGGTCGAGCGCAACGCGTTCGGTCGGCAGATCGACTCGTTCGAAGCGGATCTCGACGTGAAGGGCATGTCGGGCGGTCCGTTCCACGCCGTCTTCATCCGTGCGCCGAAGATCACGCGCATCGGTTCAGGCGTCGAGGTGCTCGCCCGGCTTGAAGACGGCACCGTGGTCGCGGCACGCGACGGCAATGTGCTCGCGACGTCTTTCCACCCTGAGCTCACGCACGATGAGCGCTTCCACCGTCTCTTCCTGTCGCTCGGGAAGCGCTGA